One genomic window of Paramormyrops kingsleyae isolate MSU_618 chromosome 22, PKINGS_0.4, whole genome shotgun sequence includes the following:
- the LOC140581627 gene encoding uncharacterized protein produces the protein MSALNATVCLWRIDWLLPNGAVSVRIAPEDIPGSVSHGRTSTSRGGRRAKCCTGPPASDPLTTSRGLSGRRRRRQKGPFTKNLRKLLCCSSTVSGNPFDSTHVGDNIPCEDLRQCDNEVAAILHGAPSVTQPEPCSPALSSTSFLFPSPVPSSFVSSPSPSLSLSLFMDSPPSSPLIASPVSPAPSSAPAPVHPTPLRPVPAQATAPSSQLVTGPTPPFMSPADVIEKMERFNTLYNYYLNNYCHMTYEANCFAYYWCQQWWNEFVSTVNICKQWRNRSSEAPYSYGDNEGGPMRHSTDEDELIFPSDMLDQLSAIPGVLEMAVELGYLSDGLPI, from the exons atgtctgccctgaacgccactgtgtgcctctggagaatcgactggctcctgcctaatggggcagtcagtgtacggattgctccggaagacatccccggttcagttagccatg gacgaaccagtaCCAGTAGAGGAGGCCGTCGGGCGAAATGCTGCACCGGGCCACCGGCATCCGACCCCCTGACCACGTCGAGAGGCCTGTCAGGACGACGGAGGAGAAGACAGAAGGGGCCATTTACGAAAAACCTGCGGAAGCTGCTATGCTGCAGTAGCACAGTGTCAGGTAACCCCTTTGATTCCACCCATGTAGGTGACAAcatcccgtgtgaggatctcagGCAGTGTGACAACGAGGTTGCTGCTATTCTGCATGGAGCCCCGTCAGTGACAcagcctgagccctgctcaccagcCCTTTCATCCACTTCCTTTTTATTTCCATCACCAGTTCCATCCTCTTTTGTATCATCTCCATCTCCCTCTCTATCTCtatctctttttatggactctCCTCCTTCCTCTCCTCTCATAGCCTCACCTGTAAGCCCAgctccatcttcagctccagccCCGGTTCATCCCACCCCCCTGCGTCCCGTTCCAGCGCAGGCTAcagccccctcatctcagctggtcacaggtccgacacccccatttatgtcccctgCTGACGTCATAGAAAAAATGGAACGATTTAATACGTTATATAATTACTACCTAAACAACTACTGCCAcatgacctatgaggccaatTGCTTTGCCTATTACTGGTGTCAGCAGTGGTGGAACGAATTTGTGAGCACAGTTAACATTTGCAAACAATGGAGGAATAGAAGCTCAGAGGCTCCCTATTCCTACGGCGATAATGAGGGTGGTCCTATGAGGCATAGCACTGATGAAGATGAGCTAATCTTTCCCAGTGAtatgctggaccagctgagtgccatccccggggtcctggagatggctgtggagctGGGCTACCTATCTGATGGGCTACCTATCTAA
- the LOC140581670 gene encoding uncharacterized protein, with translation MSALNATVCLWRIDWLLPNGAVSVRIAPEDIPGSVSHGRTSTSRGGRRAKCCTGPPASDPLTTSRGLSGRRRRRQKGPFTKNLRKLLCCSSTVSGNPFDSTHVGDNIPCEDLRQCDNEVAAILHGAPSVTQPEPCSPALSSTSFLFPSPVPSSFVSSPSPSLSLSLFMDSPPSSPLIASPVSPAPSSAPAPVHPTPLRPVPAQATAPSSQLVTGPTPPFMSPADVIEKMERFNTLYNYYLNNYCHMTYEANCFAYYWCQQWWNEFVSAVNICKQWRNRSSEAPYSYGDNEGGPMRHSTDEDELIFPSDMLDQLSAIPGVLEMAVELGYLSDGLPI, from the exons ATGTCTGCCCTGAACGCCACTGTGTGCCTCTGGAGAATCGACTGGCTCCTGCCTAATGGGGCAGTCAGTGTACGGATTGCTCCGGAAGACATCCCCGGTTCAGTTAGCCATG gacgaaccagtaCCAGTAGAGGAGGCCGTCGGGCGAAATGCTGCACCGGGCCACCGGCATCCGACCCCCTGACCACGTCGAGAGGCCTGTCAGGACGACGGAGGAGAAGACAGAAGGGGCCATTTACGAAAAACCTGCGGAAGCTGCTATGCTGCAGTAGCACAGTGTCAGGTAACCCCTTTGATTCCACCCATGTAGGTGACAAcatcccgtgtgaggatctcagGCAGTGTGACAACGAGGTTGCTGCTATTCTGCATGGAGCCCCGTCAGTGACAcagcctgagccctgctcaccagcCCTTTCATCCACTTCCTTTTTATTTCCATCACCAGTTCCATCCTCTTTTGTATCATCTCCATCTCCCTCTCTATCTCtatctctttttatggactctCCTCCTTCCTCTCCTCTCATAGCCTCACCTGTAAGCCCAgctccatcttcagctccagccCCGGTTCATCCCACCCCCCTGCGTCCCGTTCCAGCGCAGGCTAcagccccctcatctcagctggtcacaggtccgacacccccatttatgtcccctgCTGACGTCATAGAAAAAATGGAACGATTTAATACGTTATATAATTACTACCTAAACAACTACTGCCAcatgacctatgaggccaatTGCTTTGCCTATTACTGGTGTCAGCAGTGGTGGAACGAATTTGTGAGCGCAGTTAACATTTGCAAACAATGGAGGAATAGAAGCTCAGAGGCTCCCTATTCCTACGGCGATAATGAGGGTGGTCCTATGAGGCATAGCACTGATGAAGATGAGCTAATCTTTCCCAGTGAtatgctggaccagctgagtgccatccccggggtcctggagatggctgtggagctGGGCTACCTATCTGATGGGCTACCTATCTAA